A single genomic interval of Pelorhabdus rhamnosifermentans harbors:
- a CDS encoding response regulator translates to MELAKKKVLICDDSMLVRRKLRILLEDEFACVVAEASNGQEAITRYEEDKPQLVFMDIVMPVCDGLEALQKIKKLDGDAQVIMVSSTGTSGKLIDALKLGAIDFIQKPYDKEQIAKALSSIHS, encoded by the coding sequence ATGGAACTTGCCAAAAAAAAAGTTTTAATTTGTGACGATTCGATGTTGGTACGGCGAAAACTGCGAATTTTGTTGGAAGACGAATTTGCTTGCGTAGTCGCTGAAGCATCGAATGGGCAGGAAGCGATTACCCGTTATGAGGAGGACAAGCCTCAACTGGTTTTTATGGACATTGTGATGCCAGTATGTGACGGCTTAGAGGCTTTACAGAAAATTAAGAAGCTGGATGGTGATGCACAAGTCATTATGGTTTCTTCAACAGGCACTTCGGGTAAATTGATTGATGCTTTAAAGTTAGGCGCAATTGATTTTATTCAGAAACCCTATGATAAAGAACAGATAGCCAAGGCCCTTTCAAGTATACATAGCTAA
- the xth gene encoding exodeoxyribonuclease III: MATLRVASFNINSIRIRLADLIVWMNSFQPDVVCLQETKVQDKDFPLTALNDAGYYSTYLGEKGKNGVAILSKQKPDHISFGLDEWGAPGEARLIYAAFDNYTVVNTYVPQGREVDTDYFQYKLDWMTHMRDYFSRHFTPEDRVLWLGDFNVAPDALDVHDPKRLAGRVGFHPAEQAALRTVRDWGFTDIFRKHCPQGNLYSFWDYRIKNALERGLGWRIDHIYATKSLADYSRSAAIDTELRKKSRPSDHAPITATFELT, translated from the coding sequence ATGGCTACTCTGCGCGTCGCCAGTTTTAATATTAATTCCATCCGTATACGCTTAGCAGATCTCATTGTATGGATGAATAGCTTTCAGCCAGATGTTGTCTGCTTACAAGAAACGAAGGTCCAAGATAAAGATTTTCCCTTAACCGCCCTCAATGACGCCGGTTATTACAGTACTTATTTAGGTGAAAAAGGGAAAAACGGTGTAGCCATTTTAAGTAAACAAAAACCAGACCATATATCTTTCGGTCTGGATGAATGGGGAGCACCAGGCGAAGCCCGCCTGATTTACGCTGCGTTTGACAACTATACTGTTGTAAATACTTATGTTCCGCAAGGACGAGAAGTAGACACCGATTATTTTCAATATAAGCTAGACTGGATGACTCATATGCGGGATTATTTTTCCCGCCACTTCACACCGGAAGATCGTGTATTATGGCTCGGTGACTTCAATGTCGCACCTGACGCCTTAGATGTACATGATCCCAAGCGCCTGGCTGGCCGTGTCGGGTTTCACCCTGCTGAGCAGGCTGCGCTGAGAACCGTACGTGACTGGGGTTTTACAGACATTTTCCGCAAACACTGTCCCCAGGGAAATCTCTATAGTTTTTGGGACTATCGCATAAAAAATGCCCTTGAACGAGGACTCGGTTGGCGTATTGACCATATTTATGCAACAAAAAGTCTGGCTGACTATTCGAGATCCGCTGCCATTGATACGGAACTCCGCAAAAAAAGTCGTCCCTCTGACCATGCTCCCATTACGGCCACTTTCGAATTAACTTAA
- a CDS encoding DUF441 domain-containing protein: protein MSFENLPILVILVLSVLGHNNSVAIAAGALLLVKLSGFDNYFPIIENHGLQLGIILITMSVLVPIVKGSITMNDMASVFTTPTGLVAITIGVIVAWLAGRGLPFMSTTPEVVTPLIIGTVVGVAFFKGLAVGPLIASGIVWFFLTLIQACR, encoded by the coding sequence ATGAGTTTTGAAAACCTTCCCATACTCGTCATACTCGTTTTATCTGTACTAGGACATAACAACTCTGTGGCCATTGCTGCCGGGGCATTATTACTTGTTAAACTAAGCGGTTTCGACAATTACTTTCCAATCATTGAAAATCATGGTTTACAGCTTGGCATTATTCTCATTACCATGTCTGTACTTGTTCCCATTGTAAAAGGAAGTATTACCATGAACGATATGGCTTCTGTCTTTACGACACCTACCGGCCTGGTAGCCATCACGATTGGCGTCATCGTTGCCTGGTTGGCCGGACGGGGACTTCCTTTTATGTCAACAACACCGGAAGTGGTAACACCCCTCATTATCGGTACAGTCGTTGGTGTCGCTTTTTTCAAAGGACTAGCTGTAGGCCCCCTTATTGCAAGTGGTATTGTCTGGTTCTTTCTCACCCTTATCCAAGCCTGTAGATAA
- a CDS encoding GNAT family N-acetyltransferase: MEYRLMNDKDESQIKALWSYCFEPEDHPFFKWYFSDYYDQKNVLAGFQADSLLCAVHLNPYQLRLRGHDFATSYIVGVATFPEGRSQRLVGGLLKAAFVEMHQRHEAVTILMPFQGKFYYPYDFEFCYHHIKYTLPLVDLKFTAQGAGKFVVLEKQHISCLQQVYKAFTADKHGYVLRHDENWRMLLAEHKSDQGYAYMLVEEEQPVGYILYTMRNDVLLVKELAYVNFAAEQQLLHFCYNHHSQVSMLEWNAPLDDGLLFSLPDPKRGVALYPFMTGRIVDVSEALMSAFYPAGSQAEVIFAVTDRLAPWNEGIFQLTVVEGKGTVRVVPQSTMNCDKLCILSVGALSQLFFGRLSASQLKKLGRLTAPSSVIGVLNKLFPMCTNYINEYF; encoded by the coding sequence ATGGAATACCGTTTGATGAATGACAAAGATGAGTCTCAGATAAAAGCTTTGTGGTCTTACTGCTTCGAGCCGGAAGACCACCCTTTTTTTAAATGGTATTTTAGTGATTATTATGATCAGAAGAATGTGTTGGCTGGTTTTCAGGCAGATTCTCTTCTCTGTGCCGTCCATTTAAATCCCTATCAACTGCGTCTACGTGGTCATGATTTTGCTACTTCTTACATTGTGGGTGTGGCGACCTTCCCAGAAGGACGTAGCCAGCGTTTGGTAGGAGGATTGCTCAAAGCGGCTTTTGTAGAAATGCATCAGAGGCATGAGGCTGTTACTATTTTGATGCCTTTTCAAGGAAAATTTTATTATCCCTACGATTTCGAGTTTTGTTATCATCATATAAAATATACTCTTCCGCTAGTTGATTTAAAGTTTACTGCTCAAGGTGCCGGAAAATTTGTTGTTTTAGAGAAGCAGCATATTTCTTGCTTGCAGCAAGTATACAAGGCCTTTACAGCAGATAAGCATGGTTATGTGTTGCGTCATGATGAGAATTGGCGAATGCTCTTGGCCGAACATAAGAGTGATCAAGGCTATGCCTATATGCTTGTTGAAGAGGAGCAGCCAGTTGGTTATATTCTTTATACAATGCGCAATGATGTTTTGCTTGTAAAGGAATTGGCTTACGTTAATTTTGCGGCTGAACAACAATTGCTGCATTTTTGTTATAACCATCATTCACAAGTCAGTATGTTGGAATGGAATGCGCCTTTGGATGATGGGTTATTATTTTCTTTGCCTGATCCCAAGCGGGGTGTGGCCTTGTATCCTTTTATGACAGGGAGAATTGTCGATGTGAGTGAGGCACTCATGTCAGCATTCTACCCAGCAGGAAGTCAGGCTGAGGTAATTTTTGCTGTGACGGATCGGCTAGCGCCTTGGAATGAAGGAATCTTTCAATTGACTGTTGTAGAGGGAAAAGGCACGGTTCGCGTCGTACCTCAGTCAACTATGAATTGTGATAAGTTGTGTATACTTAGTGTGGGGGCTTTATCACAGCTTTTTTTTGGACGTCTGTCGGCGAGCCAACTAAAAAAGCTGGGCAGATTAACTGCGCCATCTTCTGTGATAGGAGTGCTTAACAAGCTGTTTCCGATGTGTACAAACTATATAAATGAATATTTTTAA
- a CDS encoding DUF2156 domain-containing protein, with the protein MVFILFQPVLLEDKEVIDEFLHSNPSESSNCNFTNFYMWRKPYHIEWTVVDDCLCVKASHHGQTYLLPPVANKGGNIDKALVAILRYFEEMGEQFMLKGVTVESKAVLEALRPGNFQFVSDRDNFDYVYLAEDLIGLKGRKYSSKKNHLNYFKRTYSQYQYLSITNDLLPSCLETALEWYDLRGLDEESEIELEKAAVIDLLNHYEVLGLSGGAILIDGKMEAFTIGEQLTSNMALVHIEKGNPNIRGVYQAINQEFCRDRWSDMKYINREEDMGMEGLRQAKESYHPVKLVEKYDAFMALKE; encoded by the coding sequence GTGGTTTTTATTTTATTTCAACCAGTTTTATTAGAAGATAAAGAGGTTATTGATGAGTTTTTACACTCGAACCCCTCTGAGAGTTCGAATTGTAATTTTACAAATTTTTATATGTGGCGTAAACCTTATCATATTGAGTGGACTGTTGTTGATGATTGCCTTTGTGTTAAGGCGTCTCATCATGGTCAGACTTATTTGCTGCCTCCTGTAGCAAATAAAGGTGGTAATATTGACAAGGCATTGGTTGCAATACTTCGTTATTTTGAAGAGATGGGTGAGCAGTTTATGCTCAAAGGCGTTACAGTCGAAAGTAAGGCTGTTCTTGAGGCGCTAAGGCCGGGGAATTTTCAGTTTGTTTCTGATCGCGATAATTTTGATTACGTCTATTTGGCAGAAGATTTAATCGGACTGAAAGGAAGAAAATATAGCAGTAAAAAGAATCATTTGAATTATTTTAAGCGTACTTATAGTCAGTATCAGTATTTATCCATCACCAATGACTTGTTACCAAGCTGTCTGGAAACGGCACTGGAATGGTATGATTTGCGCGGCTTAGATGAGGAAAGCGAAATCGAGCTGGAAAAAGCGGCTGTCATTGATCTTTTGAATCATTATGAGGTTTTAGGACTTAGTGGCGGGGCCATTTTGATTGATGGTAAAATGGAGGCCTTTACGATTGGTGAACAATTAACAAGTAATATGGCACTGGTTCATATCGAAAAAGGCAATCCTAATATTCGTGGTGTGTATCAGGCTATCAATCAGGAGTTTTGTCGTGATCGCTGGTCAGATATGAAATATATTAATCGCGAAGAAGATATGGGCATGGAGGGCTTGCGACAAGCCAAGGAGTCTTACCATCCTGTGAAACTCGTTGAAAAATATGACGCTTTTATGGCCTTGAAGGAGTGA
- a CDS encoding AEC family transporter, whose translation MEIFEKILYFGFDVILPLVVGYLLHRFSALKQRIFDKIIFYNLFIVYPALTVLSFWQLKVTIHLLYLPLLGVLMHIVPGLVAYMKVRTKYIEPLDQGSYMLSAILFNGGTLGGLVAFIFYGESGYAYTMLILLLANFMLFLFCFPLAQHYYELGQGETGHAISWKKLLINRNQLPVLSIFIGIALSVGQLARPAMFDVLFTLMVHIGAWTALIPVGYAIDFGQIRHYWREMLDLLWIKFLVTPLILYAFTYPVISDKEVLYTVIIIGSTPTAINAVLTARLYRLNIHIATTAFILTTGFYLVVIVPFLLVAL comes from the coding sequence ATGGAGATTTTTGAGAAAATATTGTATTTTGGATTTGATGTAATTCTTCCCCTTGTTGTCGGTTATCTATTACACCGTTTTTCGGCATTGAAACAAAGAATTTTTGACAAAATTATTTTTTATAATTTGTTTATTGTTTATCCCGCACTTACGGTGCTGTCTTTCTGGCAACTCAAAGTAACGATTCATTTGTTGTATTTGCCATTGCTTGGTGTATTGATGCATATTGTGCCGGGGCTGGTTGCTTATATGAAAGTAAGAACAAAATATATAGAGCCCCTTGATCAAGGCAGTTATATGTTGTCTGCTATTTTATTCAATGGCGGAACACTCGGCGGGTTAGTAGCGTTTATTTTTTATGGTGAAAGCGGTTATGCTTATACTATGCTAATCTTATTGTTAGCAAATTTTATGTTGTTTCTATTTTGTTTTCCTTTGGCTCAGCATTATTATGAATTGGGGCAAGGGGAGACAGGTCATGCTATTTCTTGGAAGAAGCTATTAATTAATCGCAATCAATTGCCTGTATTAAGTATTTTTATTGGGATAGCTTTAAGTGTTGGACAGCTTGCGAGACCTGCAATGTTCGATGTTTTGTTTACTCTCATGGTGCATATAGGCGCTTGGACAGCATTAATTCCAGTGGGGTATGCAATTGATTTTGGCCAAATCCGTCATTATTGGCGTGAGATGCTGGATCTTTTGTGGATTAAATTTTTGGTTACGCCACTCATTTTATATGCCTTTACTTATCCTGTTATAAGTGATAAGGAAGTGCTTTATACGGTAATTATTATTGGCAGTACGCCGACTGCGATTAATGCGGTTCTTACGGCACGACTTTACCGTCTTAATATCCATATTGCTACAACTGCTTTTATTTTGACAACGGGGTTTTATTTGGTTGTTATTGTGCCATTTTTGTTGGTCGCATTATAG